One window of Marinococcus sp. PL1-022 genomic DNA carries:
- a CDS encoding DMT family transporter: MMKKYLFLLGISIMWGSQFYFAEQVLDTVAPMTLAAIRSTIGACTLTLVALLLPRAPSASRPSLLYRRRYILYMAVALFEAVIPFFLVAWGQTRVSSSVASIVIGSTPLWTILIVWIVFRERLHRHQTLGVVSGFIGLMIIFAPGIGRAQTAIVSPDTVGLVALLLAAGSYAGALILMQYLPGESVVRSMRNVLWMASVMLWPMVFMTGTSEIMFRVADTPALLILGVFQTGLVYWLYNLLVHVEGPVFASFSNYLIPLVGIFLGSFLLNERLTVPMVVGVIVVIGSIIISRTPPHTLQTNNIQR; this comes from the coding sequence ATGATGAAAAAATACCTGTTTTTATTAGGCATTAGTATCATGTGGGGATCTCAATTTTATTTCGCCGAACAAGTATTAGACACGGTAGCCCCCATGACATTAGCAGCCATTCGTTCAACTATAGGAGCCTGCACACTGACGTTGGTAGCCCTACTACTTCCTCGTGCTCCATCTGCTTCCAGGCCATCCCTTCTTTATCGACGCCGTTATATCTTATATATGGCTGTCGCTTTATTCGAGGCGGTGATTCCTTTTTTCTTAGTTGCCTGGGGGCAAACTCGGGTGAGCAGCAGCGTGGCTTCCATTGTTATTGGCAGCACCCCTTTATGGACCATATTAATTGTTTGGATCGTCTTTCGCGAACGATTGCATCGACATCAAACGCTTGGAGTCGTAAGCGGCTTTATTGGTCTTATGATCATTTTCGCTCCTGGCATCGGTCGCGCTCAAACGGCGATCGTTTCTCCGGATACGGTAGGACTTGTCGCGCTTCTTCTAGCCGCTGGTAGTTATGCTGGAGCGCTTATTTTGATGCAGTATCTCCCGGGGGAATCCGTGGTCCGTTCCATGCGAAACGTGTTATGGATGGCTTCCGTCATGCTATGGCCTATGGTGTTCATGACGGGTACTTCCGAAATAATGTTCCGTGTGGCAGATACGCCCGCTTTACTCATTCTAGGCGTCTTTCAAACGGGCCTGGTCTATTGGCTATACAATCTTTTAGTGCATGTGGAAGGCCCTGTGTTCGCTTCGTTTTCCAACTATTTGATTCCTTTGGTAGGAATCTTTCTCGGCTCATTCCTGTTAAACGAACGTCTAACTGTTCCGATGGTCGTGGGGGTTATCGTCGTGATCGGTTCGATCATCATTAGTCGTACACCACCGCATACCTTACAAACCAACAATATCCAACGTTAA
- a CDS encoding helix-turn-helix transcriptional regulator, with amino-acid sequence MSKAFDRYQEAVGKAYIDRLKQEAALAATIKTERRRQGLSQQELADAIGKPKSTIGRIEAGITVPRVDTLLAIAQVLHITFSLGEASTDTNDKVSL; translated from the coding sequence ATGAGTAAGGCATTCGATCGTTACCAAGAAGCTGTGGGAAAAGCTTACATTGATCGGCTAAAACAGGAAGCAGCTCTGGCAGCGACCATCAAAACCGAGCGTCGGCGCCAAGGTCTTTCCCAACAAGAATTGGCAGATGCGATTGGAAAACCAAAATCAACGATTGGTCGTATCGAAGCAGGCATTACGGTACCTCGAGTGGATACCCTCCTGGCCATTGCTCAAGTACTTCATATTACCTTTTCGCTTGGTGAAGCGTCTACAGACACAAATGACAAAGTTTCATTATAA